The genomic DNA CCGTAGGCGACCAGGACGTCGGCGAAGTTCAGGTTCGACGCCGACACCGCGACCTCGATCTGGCCGGGGCCCGGTGGAGTCCGCTCGTAGGACACGAGTTCGGCCGACTGCAGGTCGCCGGGGGTGCGGATCTGCAGGCGCATGCCGTCGCGCTCGGGGTGGACGACGGTGGTGTGCCGCTCCTCGGCCTGCAGCGGCGTGACGTTGAGTCGGGCCGCGTAGTACTGACCCTCGCGCCATGCCGTCTCGTCCTCGTCGGAACCCGAGAGCAGTTCGGCGGCAATGGATTCCGCGTCGGTGGTGTCGTCGACGTCGATCTGCGTCGGACGCATCGACGGCTGCTCCATGCCCAGGACGCGCACCAGGCCGCGCACGCCGCCCTGGGCGAGATGCGGCACCTCACCGGACAGCACGGACTGCGCTCCCCTGGTGACGACGTAGAACCTGGGCGGCTCGCCGGGCACCTCGGGGATGACGCGGGCGATGCGCACGAGGTGGCGCACGTGGTCGGCTCCGTCGGCGACGGGGTCGCCGTCCGCGCGCTGCGGATCCTCGACGATCACGACACCGGCGAACGGGCGGGCCGTCAACGTCTCACGCAGTCCTGCGGCCACGGCGGCGTGATCGTCGTGCGCCGACCAGCTCGTGGTCGTCACGTCGGCGTCGCGGGACTTCAGCACGTCGGCCAGTCGAGCGGCCATCGGGTCGGAGCCGGCGCCGGTGTCGACGACCATCCACGCCCCGGTGCCCGCCACGTCGGCGACGGGGGTGTCCTGGCGGCGCCAGTCGATGGTCAGGAGCCGGTCGTTGAGACGACGCTCGCGCTCCCCCTGCTCCGAGACTCCGGTCCCGAGCCGCAGACCGGACACGGTCAGCAGCACGTTGCCGTGCTCGTCGAGCACGTCGATGTCGGCCTCGACCCCGGTGGGCGCCACGCTGGTCAACCGGACCAGGCAGTAGTGGGCGTTGCGGGTGGAGGCGTACGCCTTCAACTCGCGGACGCCGAGCGGGAGCATCAGCGCGCCGCTGGTGTCCGAGAACAGCTCGGGATGGGCACCCACGGCCTGGAAGCACGCGTCCAGGAGTGCCGGATGCGCCACGAACGAGCCTTGCTGCGAGCGGATCGAACCGGGCAGCGCGACCTCGGCGAGGACCGACGGGCGGTCGCCGTCTGCGGTGTGGGCCGCGGTCAGACCACCGAACGCCACGCCGTAGCCGATGCCGCGCGCTGCGTAGAAGTCGCGCAGCACCTGACCCTCGACCCGCACCGGGTGTGCGGCGAGGAGGTCGGCGACGTCGTACGGGGTGGGCTGATCGCCCTCGTCGGCGGCTTGCAGCACGGCAGAGGCGCGCTGCACCTCCTCGTCGTCGGCGTGGGTCTTCACGGCGAACTCGACGACGCCCGTCGGCGTCACGGACGCGACGGCCGACAGCGGGGTCTGCTCCTCGAGCAGCAGCATCTGCTCGAACGTGACGTCGCGCACGGATGCCCCGTCGCCGAGGACCTGGCGGGCGGCGGACAGTGCGATCTCGCAGTAGGCGGCGCCGGGCAGTGCGGCCACGTCGTGCACCCGGTGATCGTCGAGCCACGGCTGCGCCACGGTGCCGACGTCGGACTGCCACACGTGGCGTTCCGGCGTCTCGGGCAGCCGGACGTGTGCACCGAGCAGCGGGTGGATGGCGACGGTGGCGCCGCCCTGGCCCTGCTCGTCGCGGGTCAGCATGAGGTGGGTGTGCGTCCACGTGGGCAGCGGCACGTCGAGGAGGTCACCGTCCGGCCAGAGCACCGAGTAGTCGATCGCCGCGCCTGCGCCGTGCAGGTCGGCGACGAATTCACGCATGCCGTGCGGCAACTCCTGCTCGCGACGGATGCTCGCCAGCGCCGCGAGGCGGATGTCGAGGCTGCGGGCGTTCTGGTCGACCGCGTGGGTGAGCAGCGGATGCGGCGACAGCTCGCCGAACACGCGGAAGCCGTCTTCCAGCGCGGCCTGGACGGCCGCGGCGAAGCGCACGGCGTGCCGCAGGTTGTCCGCCCAGTAGTAGGCGTCGAAGTCGGCGGGATCGCGGGGGTCGTACAGCGTCGACGAGTAGTACCGAACGGTCGGTTCCATCGGCTCGATGTCCTCGAGCGCCTCGGTGAGCTCGTCGAGGATCGGGTCGACCTGCGGTGAGTGCGACGCCACGTCCACGGCCACCTCGCGCGCCATGATCCCGCGGGCGTCCCACTCGGCGATCAGCGCGCGGATCGACTCCTTGGCGCCGCCGACGACGGCCGAGGACGGCGACGCCACGACCGACAGCACGACGTCGGTGACGCCGCGGGCGGCGAGTTCGGAGAGCACCTGCTGGGCCGGCAGCTCGACCGACGCCATGGCGCCCGAGCCGGACACCGTCGCCATGAGGCGCGACCGGCGGGTGATGACCTTGACGCCGTCGGTGAGCGACAGGGCGCCTGCGACGACGGCGGCAGCCGCCTCGCCCATGGAGTGCCCGATGACCGCCCCGGGGGTGACGCCGTAGGCCGCCAGGGTGGCCGCGAGACCCACCTGCACGGCGAAGACGGTCGGCTGCACCCGGTTGATGCCCGTGACGACGTCGGCCGAGGACATCGCCTCGGTGACGGAGAAGCCGGATTCGGCCTCGATCAGCGGTTCGATCTCCGCGATCTTGGCGGCGAACACCGGTTCGGTGGCGAGCAGCCCCTTGCCCATGGCAGCCCACTGCGAGCCCTGGCCGGAGAACACCCACACCGGCCCGTGGTCGCCGGTGCCGACGGCAGGCTCGATGGGGCCGTCGCCGGCGGCGATCTCGCGCAGCGCGGAGACGAGTTGTTCGCGGTCTGCGGCGATGACGACGGTGCGCACCGGTCGGTGGGCACGTCGGCGCGCCAGCGTGTACGCCAGGTCGGACAGTCCGGTCGTGTCGTCGGCGTCCTGGGTCGCAACCCAGTCGGCCAGCCGGCCGGCCGTACGGCGCAACTCCTCGACCGAGGTGGCCGACAGCGGGAAGAGCTTCGGGCCGTGCGACGCGGCGTCGGCCAGATCGTTCTGTTCGACGCGTCGCGTCGACTGCCCCTCGGGGGCGGCCTCGAGGACGGCGTGCACGTTGGTGCCCGACAGGCCGTAGGAGGACACCGCGGCACGACGGGGGTGGTGGCCGTTGGTGGGCCAGGGGGTCGTCTCGACCGGCACGAAGAGATTGGTCTCGATCCGGGCCATCTCGTCGGGCATCTCGGTGAAGTGCAGGTTCTTGGGCACGGTGCCGTGCTGCAGCGACAGGATCGCCTTCATCAGGCCGATGGCGCCGGAGGCCGACTGGCCGTGGCCGAGGTTGGTCTTCGCCGATCCGAGCGCGCACGGTCCTGCGGTGCCGTAGACCTCGGCGAGGCTGGCGTACTCGATGGGGTCGCCGACGGGCGTACCCGTGCCGTGGGCTTCGACCATTCCGACGGTCTCGGGGTCGATGCCACCGGCGGCGAGCGCCGAGCGGTAGACGTTCACCTGGGCCGGGCGGGACGGCACGGCGATGTTCACCGTGTGGCCGTCCTGGTTGGCGGCGGAGCCGCGCACCACGGCCAGGACGCGGTCGCCGTCGGCGAGGGCGTCGTCGAGCCGCTTGAGCAACAGGACCGCGGACCCCTCGCCGCTGACGAAGCCGTCGGCGTTGACGTCGAACGCGTGGCACTTGCCGGTGGGCGACAGCATGCCCTGAGCGGAACCAGACGACATCTTGCGGGGTTCGAGCATGATCGACACGCCGCCGGCCAGCGCCAGGTCGCTCTCCCCGTCGTGCAGGCTGCGGCAGGCCATGTGCACCGACAGCAGGCTCGACGAGCAGGCCGAGTCGACCGTGTAGGCCGGGCCGTGCACGCCCAGGTGGTAGGCGATGCGACCGGAGGCCAGGCTGAAGTTGTTCCCGGTGAAGCCGTAGGGGCCCTCGACGGCATGCGCGTCGACGGCGAGTAGCTGGTAGTCGGCATGGGTCATGCCGATGAATACGCCCGTCAGGGAGTCGGCGATGGTGGCCGGGTCGATACCGGCGTGCTCGATCGCCTCCCAAGCCGTCTCGAGCAGCAGTCGGTGCTGCGGGTCGATGGCCGTGGCCTCGCGCTCGCTGATGCCGAAGAAGTCGGCGTCGAATCCGGCGACGTCGTCGATGAACGCGCCCCACTTGGACACGGAGCGGCCGGGTACGCCTGGCTCGGGGTCGTAGTACTCCTCGGCGTCCCAGCGGTCCAAGGGAACCTTGGTCACGGTGTCCTGGCCTCGCAGCAGCGCGTCCCAGAGGGCCGCAGGCGAGTCGATGCCCCCGGGCAGTCGGCACCCCATGCCGATCACGGCCACCGGAGTAACCAGAGTGTCAACCACGTACTTCAACCTCTTTCACGAACGTTCGGAGCCCGACTCGATGGGGCGTGCAGCCTGCGTCAAATGTGGGTTCGCCGCATGTGTGCTGCAGTCCCTCGCTTCCTGCCGACATTCGCCTGTTTCGGCTCGAACGACGCGAATGCAACCGGCCAAACCCGAGATACCTCGGCAAACCTACATCCGCTCATTCACCCCAACCTTTGCTCGGCGGAAAGGTTACACCCCGGTAGGTCAATTCGTCTTGTCTACCAGGATCATGCCCCTGGCCTGCGCAAATAAGCAAAATTAACGATCTTGGTCAAATCTGGTTACCTTCACGGTGATGCCCCAAAGGTTCGCCTTGTGTTGATCTAGCAAACTAAACAGGCGTCAAAACAAGGCCCGCGCGGCAGTGATCTACGCAACTCCTTGCGTGTGGCAGGACCGTACGCATCGACGACCTATGTTTGCTGACTGATCATGATTTTTTGGAAAACGCCCTGCTGAGAGGCATGGGACCAAAGGTATGTGTTAGCCGGATGTGACAGCTGGGCATTCAAGCGCGCCTGCGGCCGGCGGCACGGGTCACGACGACTGGCAATGGTGAGCGGAGTAACGCATATTGTCGACACCGTCGTATCGGCAACCGATCAGGCCAAAGGTCGGTTTTGGCCCGGCAAACCGTACTGGCTCAACGTCTTTGGGCCAAAACCGCTGCTACACAAGCCAATCGCGTAATCGCGGTACGTGACCACGCGGTTTCAGGAACGTAGCCAGTCCGTCAGACGGCATCCTCCGCGAGGCCGTCGAACGACGATCCAAAATGGCCGATCGGGGTGTGTCCATGCTTGCGGGCATTGGCCACCCCACGTCGAATCAGTGCAGCGGTCGCCACGAAGCCCGCCTGGTCCCCGACGACCATCGGAGTTAGCAGGCGGTTGTGCACGAAACCGAACGCCAGGCCGCTGCTCGGGTCCGCCCAGCCCAGCGATCCGCCGAGACCCACGTGTCCGAAGCCCGGCATGATGCCGCCCAGCGGCAGCCCGTGGTACCCGAGATGGAACGACATCGGCATGAGCAGGGTGCCGTCGGGGTGCAGGCTACGACGTCCGGTGAGGCTCGCCGTCAGCTCCTGGGACAGGAACCGCGTCCCTCCCACCGTGCCACCGTTCGCGATGGCGCCGTACATCCGGGCGAGACCGCGTGCCGTGGCCACGCCGTTGGCGGCAGGCAGCTCGGCGTCGAGCAGCGGGATGTCGCGCTGGACGGTCGCCTTCATGCCCGGGAAGTAGAGCGACCCGAAACCACCGGCGATCGGGAGCGCCGCGATGCGCGGTGCGACCAGGTTGAAGATGGGGTTCTGCAACCGGCTCTGCGGTCCGATGATGCGGGCAGGCTGGGTGGGCGCGCTCAGCGGTGGGCGTCCGAGGTGGATGCCGTCGGTGTCGAGCGGTTCGGCGAGTTCGGTGCGGAACAGGTCGCGCATGCCGCGTCCGGTGACGGCTCGGGCGAGACCCGACACCAGCCAGCCGAAAGTGATCGCGTGATAGGCCGGTCGACCCCGCAGCACGCCCATCGGAGCCGCTGCCATGCGCTCCTCCATGAGCACGTGGTCCATCATGTCCACCGACGTGGCGCGGTTGAGGTGGGACAGGCCGGCACGGTGCCGCAGCATCTCCCGCACCGTGACGCGTGACTTGCCGTTCGCGCCGAACGCGGACCAGTACTCGGCGACCGGGGCGTCGTAGTCGATCAGACCGCGGTCGGCCAACCGGTGGATCACCGTCGCGGCCGCACCCTTGGTCGCCGAGAACACCATGGCACCGGTGTCGGCAACCCAGTGTCGCCTGCCGCGCCGATCGGCCCAGCCCGTCCACACGTCGACGACGGGTTCGCCGTCGAGGTAGATGGCCAGCGCGCCGCCGCCGAGACGGGGATGCGGGAACAGCGTCGCGAACGCGCGCACGGCACAGGCGAAGTTGGGGTCCGCCGCGCCCTGAACGCCGTGCGGAAGCGCCTCGCTGCGCTCCCGAAGTGTTGCTGGGGTCACAGTCGAGAAGATTACAGACAGGTGTCCAGTTAGGGACCACCCGTTATCGATCCGATGAGGATTCGACGGTGACACCGTTGCCTGACCGCGCCGGGCCGCCGAATCCGGGGCTAGTCGGCGGACGCGTCGAGGATCGCCTGCGCGGCGAGCGCGGGCGTGAGTTCTCCCTCGCGCACCTGCCGCTCGACGTCCGCCCGGATGGCCTTGACCCCCGGATGGGACAGCACGCGGTCGAGCACGGTGTCGCGCACCATCGACCACGTCCACTCGACCTGCTGGGTGCGGCGCCTCGACTCGAACTCACCGGCATCGGTCAGTACCCGCCGGTGCTCGAGGACGGTCTCCCACAACTTCGCCAGACCATCGCCGGTCAGCGCACTCATCGTCAACACCGGTGGCCGCCAGAGGGTTTCGCGTGGGTAGATCAGGCGGATTGCGCCGGCGAGTTCCCTGGCGGCCGCCTTGGCCTCGACCTCGTGCGGGCCGTCGGCCTTGTTGACCACCACCACGTCGGCGAGTTCGAGCACGCCCTTCTTGATGCCTTGGAGCTGATCACCGGTGCGCGCCAGGGTCAGGAACACGAACGAGTCGACCATGTTGGACACGGTCACCTCGGACTGACCGACGCCCACGGTCTCGACGAGGATCACGTCGTAGCCGGCCGCTTCGAGCAGCACGATCGTCTCGCGGGTGGCCCTGGCCACCCCGCCGAGCGTCCCCGACGTCGGGGACGGCCGGATGTAGGCGTCGGGATGCACTGCCAGGCGCGCCATTCGGGTCTTGTCACCCAGTATCGAACCGCCGGTTCGCGTCGACGACGGATCCACCGCGACCACCGCCACGCGGTGCCCCCGTTCGATGAGGTGCATGCCCAGCGCCTCGATCGTCGTCGACTTCCCGACTCCCGGTACGCCGGTGATCCCCACGTGGTGGCCGCTGCCCGCCTCGGGCATCAACTCCAGCAGCAGTGCCTGCGCCCGATCCCTGTGATCGGACCGGGTCGACTCGACCAGGGTGATGGCACGCGCCAATGCGGAACGGTCGCCGCCGCGCACGGCCTTGGCGAGGTCCTCCACGCCGTCGGTCATCTAGCCGAGGTCGTAACCGAGCCGCTCGGCCAGCTTCTGCAGCAGACCGATGGCTGCATCGGCGATCACGGTGCCCGGCGGGAAGATCGCGGCCGCGCCCGCGGCGTACAGCTCGTCGAAGTCGCCGGGCGGGATGACGCCGCCCACCACGACCATGATGTCGGGCCTGTCGACCGCTGCGAGGGCGTCGCGCAGGGCGGGCACCAGCGTCAGATGCCCCGCCGCCAACGAGGAGACGCCGACGACGTGCACGTCGTTGTCCGCGGCCTGCCGCGCCACTTCGTCGGGCGTGGAGAACAGCGAGCCCACGTCGACGTCGAAGCCGATGTCGGCGAACGCCGTCGCGATGACCTTCTGCCCGCGGTCGTGCCCGTCTTGGCCCATCTTGGCCACCAGGATGCGCGGCCGCCGACCGTCCGCCTCGGCGAACTTCTCGACCAGTTCCGTTGCAGCGCTGACGTTGCTCGCCTTACCCACCTCGTCCCGGTAGACCCCTGCGATCGTGCGGATCTCGGCCTGATGCCGCCCGTAGACCTTCTCCAGCGCGTCGGAGATCTCCCCCACCGTCGCCTTGGCGCGCGCCGCGTCGATCGCGAGCGCCAGCAGGTTGTTCCCCAGGCCGTCCGCCCCGGATGGACCGGAAGCCGCTGCGGCTCTTGTCAATTCGGCCAGCGCGGCCTGGGTGGCGGCCTCGTCGCGATCGGCGCGCAACTGCTGCAGCTTCGCGATCTGCTCGGCACGCACGCGGCTGTTCTCGACCTTGAGGACCTCGACCTCCTGGTCCTCGTCGACCTGGTACTTGTTGATGCCGATCACCGTCTGCGCACCCGAGTCGATCCGCGCCTGGGTGCGGGCGGCGGCCTCCTCGATGCGCAGCTTCGGGATGCCCTCGCCGATCGCCTGCGCCATCCCGCCGTGCTCGGCGACCTCGCGGATGTGGGCGCGCGCCTTCTCGGCCAGCTGATGGGTCAGGAATTCGACGTAGTAGGAGCCACCCCACGGGTCGATCGGTCGCGTGGTGCCCGACTCCTGCTGCAGCACCAACTGGGTGTTGCGGGCGATGCGCGCCGAGAAGTCCGTGGGCAGTGCCAGGGCCTCGTCGAGTGCGTTGGTGTGCAGCGACTGGGTGTGGCCCTGCGTCGC from Mycolicibacterium arabiense includes the following:
- the meaB gene encoding methylmalonyl Co-A mutase-associated GTPase MeaB, encoding MTDGVEDLAKAVRGGDRSALARAITLVESTRSDHRDRAQALLLELMPEAGSGHHVGITGVPGVGKSTTIEALGMHLIERGHRVAVVAVDPSSTRTGGSILGDKTRMARLAVHPDAYIRPSPTSGTLGGVARATRETIVLLEAAGYDVILVETVGVGQSEVTVSNMVDSFVFLTLARTGDQLQGIKKGVLELADVVVVNKADGPHEVEAKAAARELAGAIRLIYPRETLWRPPVLTMSALTGDGLAKLWETVLEHRRVLTDAGEFESRRRTQQVEWTWSMVRDTVLDRVLSHPGVKAIRADVERQVREGELTPALAAQAILDASAD
- the pks2 gene encoding sulfolipid-1 biosynthesis phthioceranic/hydroxyphthioceranic acid synthase, translating into MVDTLVTPVAVIGMGCRLPGGIDSPAALWDALLRGQDTVTKVPLDRWDAEEYYDPEPGVPGRSVSKWGAFIDDVAGFDADFFGISEREATAIDPQHRLLLETAWEAIEHAGIDPATIADSLTGVFIGMTHADYQLLAVDAHAVEGPYGFTGNNFSLASGRIAYHLGVHGPAYTVDSACSSSLLSVHMACRSLHDGESDLALAGGVSIMLEPRKMSSGSAQGMLSPTGKCHAFDVNADGFVSGEGSAVLLLKRLDDALADGDRVLAVVRGSAANQDGHTVNIAVPSRPAQVNVYRSALAAGGIDPETVGMVEAHGTGTPVGDPIEYASLAEVYGTAGPCALGSAKTNLGHGQSASGAIGLMKAILSLQHGTVPKNLHFTEMPDEMARIETNLFVPVETTPWPTNGHHPRRAAVSSYGLSGTNVHAVLEAAPEGQSTRRVEQNDLADAASHGPKLFPLSATSVEELRRTAGRLADWVATQDADDTTGLSDLAYTLARRRAHRPVRTVVIAADREQLVSALREIAAGDGPIEPAVGTGDHGPVWVFSGQGSQWAAMGKGLLATEPVFAAKIAEIEPLIEAESGFSVTEAMSSADVVTGINRVQPTVFAVQVGLAATLAAYGVTPGAVIGHSMGEAAAAVVAGALSLTDGVKVITRRSRLMATVSGSGAMASVELPAQQVLSELAARGVTDVVLSVVASPSSAVVGGAKESIRALIAEWDARGIMAREVAVDVASHSPQVDPILDELTEALEDIEPMEPTVRYYSSTLYDPRDPADFDAYYWADNLRHAVRFAAAVQAALEDGFRVFGELSPHPLLTHAVDQNARSLDIRLAALASIRREQELPHGMREFVADLHGAGAAIDYSVLWPDGDLLDVPLPTWTHTHLMLTRDEQGQGGATVAIHPLLGAHVRLPETPERHVWQSDVGTVAQPWLDDHRVHDVAALPGAAYCEIALSAARQVLGDGASVRDVTFEQMLLLEEQTPLSAVASVTPTGVVEFAVKTHADDEEVQRASAVLQAADEGDQPTPYDVADLLAAHPVRVEGQVLRDFYAARGIGYGVAFGGLTAAHTADGDRPSVLAEVALPGSIRSQQGSFVAHPALLDACFQAVGAHPELFSDTSGALMLPLGVRELKAYASTRNAHYCLVRLTSVAPTGVEADIDVLDEHGNVLLTVSGLRLGTGVSEQGERERRLNDRLLTIDWRRQDTPVADVAGTGAWMVVDTGAGSDPMAARLADVLKSRDADVTTTSWSAHDDHAAVAAGLRETLTARPFAGVVIVEDPQRADGDPVADGADHVRHLVRIARVIPEVPGEPPRFYVVTRGAQSVLSGEVPHLAQGGVRGLVRVLGMEQPSMRPTQIDVDDTTDAESIAAELLSGSDEDETAWREGQYYAARLNVTPLQAEERHTTVVHPERDGMRLQIRTPGDLQSAELVSYERTPPGPGQIEVAVSASNLNFADVLVAYGRYPSFEGRMPQLGADFAGVVTAVGAGVTDHQIGDRVAGISATGAWCTFVTCDANLAVRIPEDLPDATAAAVPSAHATAWYSLHDLARITAGDKVLIHSATGGVGQAAVAIAQAAGAEIYATAGSPERRKMLNDMGIDHVYDSRTVEFADQIRRDTDGYGVDIVLNSLPGAAQRAGLELLTFGGRFVEIGKRDIYGDTKMGLFPFRRNLSFYAVDLALLTLVTPDTLRSLLETIYQQIADGKLPPPQTTHYPLANGANAIRAMGAAEHTGKLVLDVPRAGQYAAVVPADRAPAFRSDGAYVVTGGLGGLGLFLAEMMAKSGCGRIVLNGRSTPSPEAQRVIDRIRRKGTEIEVELGDVAVPGTAVRLVACATATGIPLRGVLHAAAVVEDATLANITDDLLDRDWAPKALGAWRLHEATTTASLDWFCGFSSAAAMVGSPGQGAYAAANSWLDSFARWRRSKGLPAQVIAWGAWAQIGAGQAMADNDGMAIDPEDGAYAFDALMRHTRVYSGYAPVAGAAWLTAFAQTSPFAEAFASMGQDRSGTSEFLEELRLLPREDWAARVRRLISEEMSLILRRSVDADRPLSEYGLDSLGTLELRTRLEAETGVRIGSTDVTTVRALAERLSETIASAMNIDNESTTVSS
- the lipL gene encoding esterase/beta-lactamase LipL, with protein sequence MTPATLRERSEALPHGVQGAADPNFACAVRAFATLFPHPRLGGGALAIYLDGEPVVDVWTGWADRRGRRHWVADTGAMVFSATKGAAATVIHRLADRGLIDYDAPVAEYWSAFGANGKSRVTVREMLRHRAGLSHLNRATSVDMMDHVLMEERMAAAPMGVLRGRPAYHAITFGWLVSGLARAVTGRGMRDLFRTELAEPLDTDGIHLGRPPLSAPTQPARIIGPQSRLQNPIFNLVAPRIAALPIAGGFGSLYFPGMKATVQRDIPLLDAELPAANGVATARGLARMYGAIANGGTVGGTRFLSQELTASLTGRRSLHPDGTLLMPMSFHLGYHGLPLGGIMPGFGHVGLGGSLGWADPSSGLAFGFVHNRLLTPMVVGDQAGFVATAALIRRGVANARKHGHTPIGHFGSSFDGLAEDAV
- the scpA gene encoding methylmalonyl-CoA mutase; this encodes MAVSDVAASDTTAIASFADVPLRGDKTGEPATPAAVDAQVAEAAEAHGYTPEQLDWATPEGIDVKPVFIAADRDAIVDAGYPLDSFPGAAPFVRGPYPTMYVNQPWTIRQYAGFSTAAESNAFYRRNLAAGQKGLSVAFDLATHRGYDSDHPRVAGDVGMAGVAIDSILDMRQLFDGIDLSTVSVSMTMNGAVLPILALYVVAAEEQGVPPEKLAGTIQNDILKEFMVRNTYIYPPKPSMRVISDIFGYTSVKMPKFNSISISGYHIQEAGATADLELGYTLADGVEYLKAGLDAGLDIDSFAPRLSFFWGIGMNFFMEVAKLRAGRLLWSELVAQFEPKNEKSLSLRTHSQTSGWSLTAQDPFNNVARTCIEAMAATQGHTQSLHTNALDEALALPTDFSARIARNTQLVLQQESGTTRPIDPWGGSYYVEFLTHQLAEKARAHIREVAEHGGMAQAIGEGIPKLRIEEAAARTQARIDSGAQTVIGINKYQVDEDQEVEVLKVENSRVRAEQIAKLQQLRADRDEAATQAALAELTRAAAASGPSGADGLGNNLLALAIDAARAKATVGEISDALEKVYGRHQAEIRTIAGVYRDEVGKASNVSAATELVEKFAEADGRRPRILVAKMGQDGHDRGQKVIATAFADIGFDVDVGSLFSTPDEVARQAADNDVHVVGVSSLAAGHLTLVPALRDALAAVDRPDIMVVVGGVIPPGDFDELYAAGAAAIFPPGTVIADAAIGLLQKLAERLGYDLG